The DNA region GCGGTAGCGTCTGGCTCCCGCGACGATCTCGAAGCCTTGGTTATTCGGTCTTACCGTGATGGGCTGAATCAGGCCGTTGTGCTTGATGGAGTCGGCAAGTTCGTACAGCTTGGCTTCATCAAAGGTGCGGCGGGGGTTGGTGGTGGATTCGTGGATGGTGTCGATGGCGAGTATCTGGAAGGCGGAAGAATCCTGCATGGCTGCTCTCCTTGAGCGGTTGCACTGCACTAAGTTGTGGAGCGGACGCGCTTGCCCATCCGCTCCGGGGCGGGAAAGGGTTTAGGCGCGTGGGGTCTGCTGTTGCTGCTCGAAGACTTCGGCGAAGCCCTGCAATCTCAGGTTGTTGTCCCACACCTTGGCGAATCGCTCGTGCTGCTGATGCAAGCTGGCGAGGTAAACGTAGTTGTCGCGGACGATGGTGCGGCTCCACTGCTCCACGCCGACATAGTCGTTTCGGTAGTAAAAGGCGCTCAGATGTGGCCCGTCGATGAATCCAAGCTCGAAACACACCTCCGGGTCGCGCATGAGGTCGCCGTTCTGTTCGCCGTAGTGCGCGACAGAGATAGAGGGCAAACCGCACGGGCCTGATTCGTCGGTCGCCTCAATGACCAAAGCCATATACGGCGGGTTCTCGATCTTGAGGTACAGTCCGTGGTGCCAACCTCCGGCCTGTTTGAGAATGCGAAGAATGGTCTGCATTACGCCACCTTCGCCAATTCTGCATCGGGCATCTCTGCCTCTGCTGCGGTGGGCGGCTGCAAGGCGGCAAGGATGACTGCGGATGCTTGCTGGATGACTTCCAAGCTCTCAATCAAGAGTGAGGCGTTGCCATGATAAAGATTGATGTAGTCGGCGCTTGCCGTTCCGGTTTCGAGGTCTACGGCCTTGCCGATCACAAAGGCGATGGCCTCCGCTTCCGTCTCCCGCACTACCTTGGTCGTGGTGGTCCTGCGCTCGGCCTTGTGCAACATCTCGTGCGCGAGTTCATGGACAAGGGTGCTGAACTCCTCGGCCTCGGACTGGCCGGGAAGGATGGCAATCTTGCCGCCGTAACTCATGCCCAAAGCGGGGGCAATCTTTTCGGTAAACGCAAGCTCGATGCCCTGGGCTTCAATGAACGAAACGAGACGGTCGCGGTTCTCGCCTACCGTTCCGGTCATCTCCCGTAGGGTGGGAAGCTCTGCGCCTTCGGTTTGCTCGACGTCAAAGACGTAAGCGTTGCGGAACCCAACTAAAACCCGGGTGTTCTGCTTGGTGATGTCCTTGTTGGCTTCTTCGTCTTTCTTGCGCTTGATGCCGACGATGGGCGCGAGAATCCGAATCCCTTTCTCACCTTTCTTCACCTTCCGGCCTAGCTGGTTCCATGCGTACAGCCCTGCAACGCGCGTTGCGGACGGCCTCTGCCGGGCAATCTCCAGAATGTTTCCAAAGCTGTAGTTGTGGAATCTGCTCATCGCGTCGAGGTAGGCGGTGAGGGCGTCGGAGTGTCCGGCCTCTAGCTGCTCAATGAGGCTTTTCACGTTGGCGGCGATGATGTCTTTGGCGGTCTGCCGTTGCTGCGGCTGTTTGGGGGCTTCGCTGATGGGGGTGATGGTGCTTGCGGTGGTGTTCATGGGTGCTTCCTCCTTGGGTGTTGGCCTTTGCACGTCCGCGTTGAAACGCGGCATGTACATGCCGAACGCCACCTGGCGAAGGCGGGGGTAGCAAGGCGCAAGGGGAGGGGTCTCCCCACCCTTGAAGAGGAAGCGGAACGCTGGAACGGAAAGGGCGAAGCGCAGCGGAGGTCTGCACAAGCGAAGCGCGGAAGATTGGGGATACCCTTGCGCCGCGCGATCGGGGCAGAGCCCCTTAGCGCTCGGTCCGTTCACCGTTCTTGATCGCGAAGCGGACGGATATGGGGTGGGCGTTGCGGGCGGGAAAGGCCCGCAGAGGTGGGGCGTGGAAGACGCCAGAGCGGCTGCAACGTGGGGAGGAAGCTTCCTACCCTTCTGCTACGGGTTTAGAATCACGAAACACGGAAATGACGACCGCACACTGGTTGCTATAGACGTGCCACAGGAGACATCTTGACGAAGACGAAGCAGCAGAATGAGATTGCAGCACCAGCCTTATTACTCCAACACAATCCCTTCGTTTACGTGGTCGTGCTTCCTGGCAAGTGGCTTTTGACCCATACGACACCCTCATGGAGGCTTCAAGACCCTATTGCCGGATTCCAAAGGATCGTCAATGAGGCGCGATCCCGTGCCATCGCAAGAACAGTGCTGGACAACGAACGGACTTTCCCGAACGCAATCACCCTTGCCTCAAATGTCAAGACCTTGAACTTCGATGGACGTAATCTCACTCTGCCAGATAAGACCAAGTTTCTCGTCGTTGATGGGCAGCATCGACTGTGGGCTCAGAATTTCTCGAACAAAGAGGCGAACTACGCCTGCATCGTCCATTTAGACAAGTCCGAGAAAGAGATGGCCGAACTTTTTCTAGAGATAAATGACAATCAGAAAAGAGTTCCCTCGTCTTTGCGTTGGGATCTTGTCCGATTGGTTCAGCCGAACGGCGACGAATCAGCAATCATGGCTTCTGAGTTGGTCTTTGAACTGGTCGAAAGGAAAGACAGTCCCTTCTACTATGCTATCGACCTCACTGGCGAGCAGAAGGACGTCAGCATAAAGCAGGGGTCATTAGCGCCTGAGATCAAGACGCTCATCAC from Edaphobacter paludis includes:
- a CDS encoding ArdC family protein, coding for MNTTASTITPISEAPKQPQQRQTAKDIIAANVKSLIEQLEAGHSDALTAYLDAMSRFHNYSFGNILEIARQRPSATRVAGLYAWNQLGRKVKKGEKGIRILAPIVGIKRKKDEEANKDITKQNTRVLVGFRNAYVFDVEQTEGAELPTLREMTGTVGENRDRLVSFIEAQGIELAFTEKIAPALGMSYGGKIAILPGQSEAEEFSTLVHELAHEMLHKAERRTTTTKVVRETEAEAIAFVIGKAVDLETGTASADYINLYHGNASLLIESLEVIQQASAVILAALQPPTAAEAEMPDAELAKVA
- a CDS encoding DGQHR domain-containing protein; this encodes MTKTKQQNEIAAPALLLQHNPFVYVVVLPGKWLLTHTTPSWRLQDPIAGFQRIVNEARSRAIARTVLDNERTFPNAITLASNVKTLNFDGRNLTLPDKTKFLVVDGQHRLWAQNFSNKEANYACIVHLDKSEKEMAELFLEINDNQKRVPSSLRWDLVRLVQPNGDESAIMASELVFELVERKDSPFYYAIDLTGEQKDVSIKQGSLAPEIKTLITKTKKAHSDLGFEAYAGLLIRFFTAVKSLDTKGWGDTDSTFYKARILRALLRVLTELILKSPAPAMISTPEFLATLRKIDPLTLTPEVVRAAQGTAGVTDLFQAMLKQVVA